The sequence below is a genomic window from Polaribacter vadi.
CCTGTTCGCTCCCCACGCTTTCGTCCATGAGCGTCAGTACATACGTAGTAGACTGCCTTCGCAATCGGTATTCTGTGTAATATCTATGCATTTCACCGCTACACTACACATTCTATCTACTTCCATATGACTCAAGTCAACCAGTATCAAAGGCAGTTCCATAGTTAAGCTATGGGATTTCACCTCTGACTTAATTGACCGCCTGCGGACCCTTTAAACCCAATGATTCCGGATAACGCTCGGACCCTCCGTATTACCGCGGCTGCTGGCACGGAGTTAGCCGGTCCTTATTCTTACAGTACCGTCAAGCTGGTATACATACCAGTGTTTCTTCCTGTATAAAAGCAGTTTACAACCCATAGGGCAGTCTTCCTGCACGCGGCATGGCTGGGTCAGAGTTACCTCCATTGCCCAATATTCCTCACTGCTGCCTCCCGTAGGAGTCTGGTCCGTGTCTCAGTACCAGTGTGGGGGATCTCCCTCTCAGGACCCCTACCTATCGTAGCCATGGTAAGCCATTACCTTACCATCTAGCTAATAGGACGCATAGTCATCTTTTACCGATAAATCTTTAATTAAGTCTTGATGCCAAGTCTCAATACTATGGGATATTAATCTTCATTTCTAAAGGCTATCCCCCTGTAAAAGGTAGATTCTATACGCGTTACGCACCCGTGCGCCGGTCGTCATCTGTGCAAGCACAATGTTACCCCTCGACTTGCATGTGTTAAGCCTGCCGCTAGCGTTCATCCTGAGCCAGGATCAAACTCTTCATTGTATATTTTAAATAATATGAATGAATAAGTTTCAAAAGAATTTGTCTAATTAATTAAACATGGTTATTCTACTCTTTATTTACGCTGTCAATTTCAATATTTTCAATGAACTTCTTAAGCCTCGCAATCTTGTCGTTAAACAATCTTTATAAAACCTAAATCTGTAGAAACAATAGAATCGAACTATCTGATATTTTAAAAAAACCTTAAGTTTTTCTTATCATCATTCCAAAATCTCCCTGAACTTTTTTTTACTATTTCTGTTAGCGGGTGCAAATATAAAACTTATTTTTAAACTGACAAATAAAAAAAATATATTTTTAAACCCTAAAAACAACTGAACTTCTTTACCGAAAATTTCGGACTGCAAAGATACAACCATTAATTCTTATCAACCTAATGAAATTAATTATTTTTTACGCGATTAATTATACCTGTCTTCAAATCTTAAATCAACCAAAATTATTATTTATTATTTTTATTGACCTTATATAGCTGGATTTTTTAATAGCGCTATTATTGATTCATAAATCCATTTCTTTAATTATTTGTTTTGAGACATTTATTAAACTAGTTTTCCTTCGAAAAAAAATCATCTTATAATTCTATTCTCTACAGTTCTCTTTTCTTAAGATGTATAAGGTGTGGAAAATATGTTTTTTTGTTAAATTCTTCTACTATTTCCTGATATCAAAAAAATTCTTTTTTATTATCAAACATTAAAATTTTTAAATAAAATAGCATTAAAGAAACTTTACCTTTCTTTGTTTATAAAGCCATCCACTTTAATAATCCTCTAATTTAGTTTTTCAATCATAGTAATTAATCTATTTTGAATGATCTGATTCAAATTTATTTTTGCACTTATCAATTAAACTTACATTGTTTTATAATTATCTAAAACTTTATTTCTTTTGCTTTTTTAAATAGATGTTATAGATTAAACCTAACAGAATTAAGAAAATTCCTAATAATGTCCAAAGATTATAGATTTCATCAAACCAAAAAGCACCGATTATAATCATAAAAACGACTTCTAAATATTTTAATGGGGCAACCATACTAGTTTCATCAGATTGAAATGCTTTAGTCATATATAACTGGCCTATATAACCAAAAAAGCCTAAACTTAATAATAACAACCATTCTGTTGATGTTGGCTGTTTCCAATTATTTATTGATAGAATACCTCCAAAAATAAAAGCCATGATCATAAAATAATTTATAATTACCAAAGGGCTTTCTTTATCCCCGATTTTACGAATTACAACAAAAATTATCCCAAGAAAAATTGCGGAAATCATTACGAATATCAATCCTATAGAATCCATATTTGCACCAAAACCTTTTATAATTAAAACCCCAATAAAGGCGATGAAAAATAATAACCATTGAATAGGTTTTATTTTTTCTTTTAAAAAAAGAAAGGCAAAAATAGCTGCAAAAATAGGTGATGTATAGCGTAATGAAACAGCTGTACCAACAGCCAAATAGTTTAAAGATTGAAAAAAGCAGGTTAGTGAAATTACACCTGCAATTCCCCTAATCAGCAGCCATTTTTTTTTTTCATTTCCAAAAAAAGAAATCTTTTGTTTTAAAACAATTGGTACTGTAATCACTAAAGTTCCTATCGACCTAAAAAAAACAATTTGATATACATTAAAAGAGGTTAAATATTTTACAACAGCATTCATCATTGCAAAAGCAATTACACTAAAAACCATATATAAAATTGCTT
It includes:
- a CDS encoding DMT family transporter, whose protein sequence is MKTNQAILYMVFSVIAFAMMNAVVKYLTSFNVYQIVFFRSIGTLVITVPIVLKQKISFFGNEKKKWLLIRGIAGVISLTCFFQSLNYLAVGTAVSLRYTSPIFAAIFAFLFLKEKIKPIQWLLFFIAFIGVLIIKGFGANMDSIGLIFVMISAIFLGIIFVVIRKIGDKESPLVIINYFMIMAFIFGGILSINNWKQPTSTEWLLLLSLGFFGYIGQLYMTKAFQSDETSMVAPLKYLEVVFMIIIGAFWFDEIYNLWTLLGIFLILLGLIYNIYLKKQKK